From the Acidilutibacter cellobiosedens genome, one window contains:
- a CDS encoding DJ-1/PfpI family protein, with protein sequence MDINILLFPDFETLDAFGPVEILSRIEEYHMHYISINGGIIKSRQGTNIFTAPLKNADFYGILLVPVGQGTRSLVTDIKFIEKLTQIAAHSTYCLTVCTGSALLAKTNLLDGKKATSNKRALKWVKSVNSKVDWITHARWAVDGKFYTSSGISAGMDMALGFIAERFGVNKAKEIADSIEYIWNSDKDNDPFAK encoded by the coding sequence ATGGATATAAATATTTTGTTGTTTCCCGATTTTGAAACATTGGATGCATTTGGACCTGTGGAAATTTTGAGCCGTATCGAAGAATACCATATGCACTATATTTCAATTAATGGTGGCATCATTAAAAGTAGACAAGGAACAAATATTTTCACCGCACCGTTAAAGAATGCTGATTTTTATGGTATACTCTTAGTTCCAGTCGGGCAAGGTACGCGGTCTTTAGTCACGGATATAAAATTCATTGAAAAACTAACGCAAATCGCCGCTCACTCAACATATTGCCTAACGGTATGCACCGGTTCTGCCCTTTTAGCAAAAACAAATCTACTGGATGGTAAAAAAGCAACTTCAAATAAAAGAGCCCTTAAGTGGGTAAAATCAGTAAACTCAAAGGTAGACTGGATTACCCATGCAAGATGGGCAGTAGATGGGAAATTTTATACTTCCTCTGGTATATCGGCAGGAATGGATATGGCACTCGGATTTATTGCTGAAAGATTTGGTGTAAATAAAGCAAAAGAAATTGCAGATAGTATTGAATATATATGGAATTCTGATAAAGATAATGACCCATTTGCTAAGTAG
- a CDS encoding ABC transporter ATP-binding protein: MNYLMKIVKKNKLLVGSYLLLGILLAFLENFTASYFQTLINKFNDRSLTASVIIIYAFVLVMLCVLSYLDEYPGRKLEHGIFLDLKIEALKKISRVDYKSYQTMGTGKLVQRIENGASAGKSMLFDFIFELTRKLIPSILFSMIFIYRINKIIMWVILIGYIFVFIVTNLLLKRLYRIKEHILLNEEEMNHFLVRGFMEMVIFRINKRFNYEIEKAKFAEKEIVGSKVKMTLIHEAFFTIFELMVISVKVAVIVYGWITKSFGIGAVVALISLVDNAYIPIAIFNVLYVQYKLDKGAFKRYTDFLDLDNDYQFGKGKMIPALRGNISFYGLKFLYGNRLIFNNLNLTVNSGEKIAFVGESGSGKSTLIKLLAGLLKPGGGKILVDDYDLSRIDLNSYYDYIDYVPQESSIFDGTLRENLVFNKNVDDKEIVNVLNQVELSGLYYKLKDGLGTELGEKGISLSGGERQRIALGRLWFSKANIILLDEATSAMDNITEENVMNHVMDLLKEKTVIVTAHRLNSIKNFERIVVFKNGDIIGQGKFQELLENNPYFRELYYATVNK; this comes from the coding sequence ATGAATTACTTGATGAAAATTGTAAAGAAGAATAAACTATTGGTTGGCAGCTATCTATTATTAGGTATATTACTGGCTTTTTTAGAAAATTTTACTGCAAGCTATTTTCAAACTTTAATAAATAAATTTAATGACAGGTCCTTAACAGCATCTGTTATTATAATATATGCCTTTGTTCTTGTCATGCTATGTGTCTTAAGTTATTTAGATGAGTATCCGGGACGTAAATTAGAACACGGTATTTTTCTTGATTTGAAAATAGAGGCATTGAAGAAGATTAGCCGCGTGGATTATAAATCATATCAGACAATGGGTACTGGTAAATTGGTTCAGAGAATTGAGAACGGTGCTTCCGCTGGGAAAAGTATGTTATTTGATTTTATTTTTGAATTAACAAGAAAATTGATTCCCTCTATTTTATTCAGCATGATTTTTATTTATAGAATTAATAAGATTATTATGTGGGTAATACTTATTGGCTATATTTTCGTTTTTATTGTTACAAATTTACTTCTTAAAAGGTTATATCGGATTAAAGAACATATTTTGTTAAACGAAGAGGAGATGAATCATTTTCTTGTCAGAGGATTTATGGAAATGGTCATTTTTAGGATAAACAAAAGATTTAATTATGAAATAGAAAAGGCAAAGTTTGCTGAAAAAGAAATAGTAGGTTCAAAGGTAAAAATGACTCTTATTCATGAAGCTTTTTTTACTATTTTTGAATTGATGGTCATATCTGTTAAAGTTGCTGTAATTGTTTACGGATGGATTACAAAATCCTTTGGAATAGGTGCTGTTGTTGCATTGATATCTTTAGTTGATAATGCATATATTCCTATTGCTATATTTAACGTTTTATATGTTCAGTATAAACTGGACAAAGGAGCATTTAAGCGTTATACGGATTTTTTGGATTTGGATAACGATTATCAATTCGGAAAAGGTAAAATGATTCCCGCTCTTAGAGGAAATATTTCTTTTTACGGATTAAAATTTTTATATGGAAATAGATTGATATTTAACAATTTGAACTTAACTGTTAATTCCGGTGAGAAAATTGCGTTTGTAGGAGAAAGCGGTTCAGGAAAATCAACGCTGATTAAACTTCTCGCGGGACTGCTGAAACCTGGTGGAGGTAAGATATTGGTAGATGACTATGATCTGTCAAGAATAGATCTAAATAGCTATTATGACTATATTGATTATGTTCCCCAAGAGTCGTCTATCTTTGATGGAACTTTGAGAGAGAATCTTGTGTTTAATAAAAATGTAGATGATAAAGAAATTGTTAATGTTCTAAATCAAGTTGAACTGTCGGGGTTGTATTATAAACTAAAAGATGGATTGGGTACGGAATTAGGCGAAAAGGGAATATCCTTATCAGGTGGGGAAAGACAGAGAATAGCTTTAGGGCGTTTGTGGTTTTCAAAGGCAAATATAATTCTGTTGGATGAAGCTACTTCTGCAATGGATAATATAACGGAAGAAAACGTCATGAATCACGTTATGGATTTATTGAAAGAAAAAACTGTAATTGTAACAGCTCATCGTTTGAATTCAATAAAGAACTTTGAACGCATTGTTGTATTCAAAAATGGAGATATTATAGGACAAGGTAAATTTCAAGAGTTGTTGGAAAACAATCCATATTTCAGAGAATTGTATTATGCAACGGTAAACAAATAA
- a CDS encoding PTS mannose/fructose/sorbose/N-acetylgalactosamine transporter subunit IIC, whose protein sequence is MVQALLVALVALFNGIQGPLHWYFFREPVMAGFWVGLIYGKPVEGVILGATINISYLGWISAGGANASDLYWAGLLGTLVGIQTGLSTDAAVAFAVPIGLIGNYAHVAFMTISSIWPARMDKLAEEGDYKTLGRIQLLAGPITVIFIRALPVFLIVYFGSDYIQLMINNIPAWAMAGFSAVGKTLPALGMSMLFKFMYKKNLIVFFILGFIVSAYLGITDLLFFALAGSCLAYLFTIYGSNKVSGEVK, encoded by the coding sequence ATGGTTCAGGCTTTATTAGTCGCATTAGTTGCTTTGTTTAATGGTATACAGGGACCACTTCATTGGTACTTTTTTAGAGAACCGGTAATGGCGGGTTTTTGGGTTGGGCTAATTTATGGTAAACCAGTAGAAGGTGTTATTCTTGGTGCTACAATTAATATTTCTTATTTAGGATGGATTAGTGCCGGTGGAGCAAATGCATCAGACCTATACTGGGCCGGTCTACTCGGTACTCTTGTAGGAATTCAAACAGGATTATCGACGGATGCTGCGGTAGCTTTTGCTGTACCAATAGGATTAATTGGCAACTATGCTCATGTCGCATTCATGACGATTTCTTCAATTTGGCCGGCTCGAATGGACAAACTTGCAGAAGAAGGAGACTATAAGACACTTGGCAGAATACAATTGTTGGCTGGTCCGATTACCGTAATATTTATAAGAGCTTTACCTGTATTTTTAATTGTTTACTTTGGTTCTGATTATATTCAATTGATGATAAACAATATACCAGCATGGGCAATGGCCGGATTTAGTGCCGTAGGGAAAACATTACCAGCATTAGGAATGTCAATGTTATTCAAGTTTATGTATAAGAAAAACCTCATTGTTTTCTTTATATTAGGATTTATTGTTAGTGCATACCTTGGAATCACAGATTTGTTATTCTTTGCATTGGCAGGAAGTTGTTTAGCATATCTTTTCACAATATATGGTTCTAACAAAGTATCGGGAGAGGTGAAATAA
- a CDS encoding GNAT family N-acetyltransferase, translated as MIRKATIQDLEGIMTILKTLGNPNKDSVQGFLIADYAGQESKYRPIYEEKLQKLQYFYVNEHEGQIQAFLIAYTQEEWLLREPNWLKETCWDPRFDQTKLKNFVLVSQTAMLPHLTRKGIGSALYQSFIWDLQKDKIKNIFAETVIAPIPNFASLNFRLKQQYTLVGLRYEKHNKVNYTTLIYHKGI; from the coding sequence ATGATTAGAAAGGCTACAATTCAAGATCTCGAAGGAATCATGACGATTTTAAAAACCTTAGGTAATCCCAACAAAGATTCGGTTCAAGGTTTTTTAATAGCTGATTATGCAGGACAAGAATCAAAATATCGTCCTATATACGAAGAAAAACTACAAAAATTGCAATATTTTTATGTCAATGAGCATGAAGGACAGATACAAGCATTTTTGATAGCCTATACCCAAGAAGAATGGTTGCTGCGGGAACCGAACTGGCTGAAAGAAACTTGTTGGGATCCTAGGTTTGATCAGACCAAACTGAAAAATTTTGTATTAGTAAGTCAGACAGCCATGCTTCCCCACCTAACAAGGAAAGGAATCGGTAGTGCTTTATACCAGTCTTTTATTTGGGATCTTCAAAAAGATAAGATTAAAAATATCTTTGCAGAAACAGTTATCGCCCCTATCCCCAATTTTGCCTCTCTTAATTTTCGCCTTAAGCAACAGTATACATTGGTTGGGTTGCGTTACGAAAAGCACAATAAAGTGAATTATACCACTCTAATTTATCATAAAGGTATATAG
- a CDS encoding PTS system mannose/fructose/sorbose family transporter subunit IID — MDNETTVNKKSKLTKKDVDRAFLTWHITSHLTYNYQRMQAGAMATVMGPILDKLYPNNKQKIAEGLQRQMVFFNTEPRWGAVIPGITVALEEGYANNPDTIDPNTITDTKTALMGPLAGIGDTITQALIKPLILSIFLGWAIQGHVWAALAWGIVMFTYDFLVTKFSFVRGYKLGLNSIDKLLDEGFVSKVTTFLGIVGLFSLGAMVVKFVSIAPIYNTVLSTGSKFSLADVFDKILPKLLPLIVTLFAWRLQVKGKSASFVLLMLFIIGFIGGALGIIG, encoded by the coding sequence ATGGATAATGAAACAACAGTAAACAAAAAGTCAAAATTAACAAAGAAAGATGTGGACAGAGCCTTTTTAACATGGCATATAACGTCTCACCTTACCTATAATTATCAACGTATGCAAGCAGGAGCTATGGCAACAGTGATGGGACCAATTTTAGACAAACTGTATCCAAATAATAAACAAAAGATAGCCGAAGGCCTTCAGAGGCAAATGGTTTTCTTTAATACAGAACCTCGATGGGGAGCCGTAATTCCGGGGATAACAGTTGCTTTGGAAGAAGGATATGCTAATAATCCGGATACTATTGATCCAAATACTATTACCGATACTAAAACTGCATTGATGGGTCCTTTAGCCGGTATCGGAGATACAATTACACAGGCTTTAATTAAACCTTTAATTTTGAGCATTTTTCTTGGATGGGCTATACAAGGACATGTGTGGGCAGCTTTAGCTTGGGGTATTGTAATGTTTACCTACGATTTTCTTGTTACTAAATTTTCATTTGTGAGAGGTTATAAATTAGGATTAAATTCGATTGACAAGCTCTTAGATGAAGGTTTTGTCAGCAAAGTAACTACATTCTTAGGAATAGTCGGTCTATTCAGTTTGGGTGCTATGGTGGTCAAGTTTGTTTCTATTGCTCCAATCTACAATACTGTGCTCAGCACAGGTTCAAAATTTTCTTTAGCGGATGTCTTTGATAAAATTCTTCCTAAGCTATTGCCTTTAATTGTGACTCTGTTTGCCTGGAGATTACAAGTTAAAGGTAAAAGTGCAAGTTTTGTATTGCTAATGCTGTTTATTATAGGTTTTATTGGTGGAGCGTTAGGTATCATTGGATAG
- a CDS encoding IS110 family transposase has product MSNILFQNLFISVGIDVGADFSFMSIALPNRTFVGKPFKILHSDLISLSMAVSKIKEAEEMYSLESHIFLESTGIYHFPLFCYLRDKGFLVSIINPIITKNSTSINIRKVHNDKFDSKKAALIGLNPDLKVSLIPSDLVLDLRNLSREYYDLMDNRSAYVNKLQGELRMVFPQFLKIFSKITAVSLMCEIGDFSAFQSSKQLFAYFGLDPAVKQSGNFEGTKISMSKRGSRIARMVLHTMALISISRNKDGSAKNPVLRDYYLKKCQSKPKMVALGAVMHKVCNIVFAILRDEKNLKSSHRRNTRRIT; this is encoded by the coding sequence ATGTCAAACATTTTATTTCAAAATTTATTTATTTCGGTTGGTATTGATGTCGGTGCAGATTTTAGCTTTATGTCTATTGCGCTTCCTAACCGAACTTTTGTAGGCAAACCCTTTAAAATCCTACATTCTGATTTAATTTCTCTATCTATGGCTGTTTCTAAAATCAAAGAAGCAGAAGAGATGTATTCTTTGGAAAGTCACATTTTCCTTGAATCCACAGGAATTTATCATTTCCCGCTCTTCTGCTATCTTCGTGATAAGGGATTTTTGGTATCCATCATTAATCCTATCATCACTAAGAATAGCACAAGTATTAACATTAGAAAAGTCCATAATGATAAATTTGATTCAAAAAAAGCTGCTTTAATTGGTTTAAACCCTGATTTAAAAGTTTCTCTTATTCCATCGGATCTTGTTCTTGATTTAAGAAATCTTTCAAGAGAGTACTATGATCTGATGGATAATCGTTCTGCTTATGTTAATAAGCTTCAAGGTGAACTGCGAATGGTATTTCCCCAGTTTTTAAAGATTTTCTCTAAAATTACAGCAGTAAGTTTAATGTGTGAAATTGGAGATTTCTCAGCATTTCAATCTTCAAAGCAACTATTTGCTTACTTTGGCCTAGACCCTGCTGTAAAACAATCAGGTAACTTTGAGGGCACTAAAATATCCATGTCTAAACGTGGTTCTCGTATTGCCAGAATGGTCCTTCATACAATGGCCCTAATCAGTATTAGCAGAAACAAAGATGGCTCAGCCAAGAATCCGGTATTGCGTGATTACTATTTAAAAAAATGCCAATCAAAGCCTAAAATGGTTGCTCTCGGTGCTGTTATGCACAAGGTCTGTAACATTGTATTTGCAATACTTCGTGATGAAAAAAATTTGAAATCATCACACCGGAGGAACACCAGAAGAATTACTTAA
- the polA gene encoding DNA polymerase I, whose amino-acid sequence MIIDGSSLLYRAFYALPLLSTKDGIYTNGVYGFLTMFYKIKDEYDLDYICIAFDKKGPTFRHIEFDKYKANRQQMPNELSIQFPILKEVLKAMNVTFIETDGYEADDIAGTVCNIGKENNMEVILVSGDKDYLQLVSPHSKVLLVRKGITQLEEYDEKKMEERYGITSQQFIDLKGLMGDQSDNIPGVPGIGEKTGIKLIKQFGSIENIFEHIDEVSGNKVKNSLIEYKQGAFMSRKLSEIITNVPLDIELEDLKVRKADFKQLKEIYEKLEFKSLINKIPEDEIEHNNKNIYRSEYFIGGKDNINTILKGIDKEKKFSFKFVFEDSDYIKDEILGVALKCNDFPSLYLDFLGEPSLIDEFKHNFKEYFERDDIEKIGHDLKGDILGLFRMGIDIKNITFDSAIAQYLINPSQTDYSIGKLSEKYLNVNIEDKEKILGKGKNKRTFKDLSVSERAEYFSNILNMVYSLENTMEGFIESFGMTELYNNVELPLIEVLASMEWYGFKVDENILKSLGEEFEEEIEKLTHKIFDLAGEEFNINSPKQLGEILFEKLNLPVIKKTKTGYSTDAEVLGKLKDKHSIVDNILKYRQLVKLKSTYIDGFIALIDKNTGRVHSSFNQTVTNTGRISSTEPNLQNIPVKTEEGKRIRKAFVPENNDYLLVDGDYSQIELRVLAHISDDPKLKESFFHDEDIHTRTASEVFKVKKEDVTPAMRGRAKAVNFGIIYGISDYGLSRNLNISRKEAKEYIKNYLENYSMVESYMDDIVKRGRETGYVETILHRRRYIPELNSKNFNVRSFGERIAMNTPIQGSAADIIKVAMVNVYYELKKRKLKSRLILQIHDELIVEAEKEEKDEVMKLLKDIMEKSTVLNVPLKADVKVGESWYETK is encoded by the coding sequence ATGATAATTGATGGAAGCAGCCTTTTATATAGGGCTTTTTATGCGCTGCCTCTTTTGTCTACAAAAGATGGAATATATACTAATGGGGTATATGGATTTTTGACTATGTTTTATAAGATAAAGGATGAATATGACCTGGATTATATATGTATAGCTTTTGACAAGAAAGGGCCAACTTTCAGGCATATAGAATTTGATAAATATAAGGCAAATAGGCAGCAGATGCCTAATGAATTGTCTATACAGTTCCCCATACTCAAAGAAGTGTTAAAAGCAATGAATGTTACCTTTATTGAAACAGATGGATATGAAGCTGATGACATTGCAGGCACTGTATGCAATATAGGAAAAGAAAACAATATGGAAGTTATATTGGTGTCAGGGGATAAGGATTATCTTCAGCTTGTTTCTCCTCATTCCAAAGTTCTTTTAGTCAGAAAGGGAATAACTCAATTAGAAGAATATGACGAGAAAAAAATGGAAGAACGATATGGAATTACTTCCCAACAATTTATAGATTTAAAAGGCCTTATGGGAGATCAGTCCGATAATATTCCGGGGGTTCCCGGAATTGGAGAAAAAACGGGAATTAAACTTATAAAGCAGTTCGGCTCCATTGAAAATATTTTTGAACATATAGATGAGGTTTCCGGAAATAAAGTTAAAAATTCTTTAATAGAATATAAACAAGGAGCATTTATGAGCAGAAAATTATCTGAAATAATCACAAATGTTCCGCTGGATATTGAATTGGAAGATTTGAAAGTCAGAAAAGCTGATTTCAAACAATTAAAAGAAATTTATGAGAAATTGGAATTCAAAAGCTTAATTAATAAGATTCCGGAAGATGAAATTGAACACAATAATAAGAATATCTATAGATCGGAATACTTTATAGGAGGAAAAGATAATATTAATACAATCTTAAAGGGAATAGATAAGGAAAAGAAATTTTCTTTTAAATTTGTATTTGAGGATTCGGATTATATAAAAGATGAGATATTAGGAGTTGCCTTAAAATGTAATGATTTTCCTTCATTATATTTGGATTTTTTGGGAGAACCTTCTTTAATAGATGAATTTAAGCATAATTTTAAAGAATATTTTGAGAGAGATGATATAGAAAAAATAGGTCATGACTTAAAGGGGGATATCTTAGGATTATTTAGGATGGGAATAGATATTAAAAATATTACATTTGATAGTGCCATTGCGCAATATTTAATTAATCCTTCTCAAACGGATTATAGTATTGGAAAATTATCTGAAAAATATTTGAATGTAAATATTGAAGATAAAGAAAAAATATTGGGGAAAGGGAAAAACAAGAGGACTTTTAAAGATTTATCCGTATCGGAGAGAGCAGAATATTTTTCAAACATACTTAATATGGTTTATTCCTTAGAAAATACTATGGAGGGATTTATTGAAAGCTTTGGTATGACTGAACTTTATAACAATGTAGAATTGCCCCTTATAGAGGTATTGGCCAGCATGGAATGGTATGGATTTAAAGTAGACGAAAATATACTTAAAAGTCTTGGAGAGGAATTTGAAGAAGAAATAGAAAAATTGACACATAAAATATTTGATTTAGCAGGAGAAGAATTTAATATAAATTCACCAAAGCAATTGGGAGAAATATTATTTGAAAAACTGAATCTTCCTGTTATTAAAAAGACAAAAACCGGATATTCTACAGATGCGGAAGTGCTGGGAAAATTAAAGGATAAACATTCCATAGTTGATAATATCCTTAAATATAGACAGTTAGTCAAATTAAAATCTACCTATATTGACGGATTTATTGCTTTAATTGATAAGAATACTGGCAGAGTTCATTCCAGTTTTAATCAAACAGTTACGAATACAGGAAGAATAAGCAGTACCGAGCCAAATCTCCAGAATATACCTGTAAAAACTGAAGAGGGAAAGAGAATACGAAAGGCTTTTGTTCCAGAAAATAATGATTATCTGTTAGTTGATGGAGATTATTCTCAAATAGAGCTGAGAGTGTTGGCTCATATCTCCGATGATCCAAAATTAAAGGAATCATTTTTTCATGATGAAGACATTCATACAAGGACCGCAAGCGAAGTTTTTAAAGTAAAAAAAGAAGATGTAACACCTGCCATGAGAGGAAGAGCTAAGGCAGTTAATTTTGGAATAATATATGGTATAAGTGATTATGGTCTTTCAAGAAATTTAAATATATCTCGAAAAGAAGCAAAGGAATATATCAAAAATTATCTTGAAAATTATAGTATGGTAGAAAGCTATATGGATGATATAGTGAAAAGAGGCAGGGAAACGGGGTATGTTGAAACTATACTTCATAGAAGAAGATATATCCCCGAATTGAATTCCAAAAATTTTAATGTAAGGAGTTTTGGAGAAAGAATTGCTATGAATACCCCTATTCAGGGAAGTGCCGCAGATATAATAAAAGTGGCGATGGTTAATGTCTATTATGAACTTAAGAAGAGAAAATTAAAATCAAGATTGATACTTCAGATCCATGATGAATTGATAGTAGAAGCAGAGAAAGAAGAAAAGGATGAAGTGATGAAATTGCTAAAGGATATAATGGAAAAATCTACTGTTCTAAATGTTCCTTTAAAAGCTGATGTAAAAGTAGGTGAAAGTTGGTATGAAACAAAATAG
- the coaE gene encoding dephospho-CoA kinase (Dephospho-CoA kinase (CoaE) performs the final step in coenzyme A biosynthesis.) gives MKQNRCKIIGITGGIASGKSTVSDILRKKGYTVIDADDISRKVTDIGESAYEKIHEYFGDDILRKDLSIDRKKLGSIIFGDEEKRKKLNEMVHPEVYKKMIQEIRINAQRDEIIFLDIPLLIEEIENSKKYGIEYDEIWLVFVSEKEQRERLMMRDKISSEEAEKRIKSQMSMDFKRKYATRLIDNQYGKEHLTKIVEKLVKSL, from the coding sequence ATGAAACAAAATAGATGTAAGATTATAGGAATCACCGGAGGAATAGCTTCGGGTAAGAGTACGGTTTCCGATATATTGAGAAAGAAAGGATATACAGTAATTGACGCAGATGATATTTCACGAAAAGTAACAGACATTGGAGAATCCGCTTATGAAAAGATACATGAATATTTCGGCGATGACATTCTTAGAAAAGATTTATCTATAGATAGAAAAAAATTGGGAAGCATTATATTTGGTGATGAAGAAAAAAGAAAAAAATTAAATGAGATGGTTCATCCTGAAGTATATAAGAAGATGATTCAGGAAATAAGGATTAATGCCCAAAGGGATGAAATAATATTTCTTGATATTCCTCTCCTTATAGAGGAAATAGAGAATTCAAAAAAATATGGAATAGAATATGATGAAATATGGCTGGTATTTGTAAGCGAAAAAGAGCAAAGAGAAAGGCTTATGATGAGGGATAAAATTTCGTCGGAAGAAGCTGAGAAACGGATTAAATCACAAATGTCTATGGATTTTAAAAGAAAATACGCTACACGTTTGATTGATAACCAATATGGGAAAGAACACTTGACAAAAATAGTAGAAAAATTAGTAAAATCTCTATAG
- a CDS encoding beta/alpha barrel domain-containing protein, which yields MRQDIINRIEDTGIMAIVRVDTIDRGLKIAEGCLNGGVDVLEISYTNNNAGEVIKALKKKFGSPLLIGAGTVLDSETARLAILNGAEFIIAPTFNKNIAELANIYQIPYEPGCSTYTEIVEALKYGAYFIKAFPISNFYGSKLVDIFTTPVPTLPILASGGITLDNLSEWIKAGVMTVGAGGLLTKGSKEEITANAKEMREIVVANR from the coding sequence ATAAGGCAGGATATTATTAATAGAATTGAAGATACGGGAATTATGGCAATTGTTCGTGTTGATACAATCGATAGAGGTTTGAAAATTGCCGAAGGCTGTTTAAATGGGGGAGTTGATGTATTAGAAATAAGTTATACCAATAATAATGCAGGTGAAGTTATTAAGGCGCTTAAAAAGAAATTTGGCAGCCCTCTATTGATAGGAGCCGGAACCGTTTTGGACTCGGAAACTGCAAGATTAGCAATTTTGAATGGAGCCGAATTTATAATTGCTCCTACATTTAATAAAAATATTGCCGAACTTGCCAATATATATCAAATTCCCTATGAACCTGGATGTTCTACCTATACAGAGATTGTTGAAGCCTTAAAATATGGTGCTTATTTTATTAAAGCGTTTCCAATTTCCAATTTTTATGGTTCCAAGTTAGTAGATATATTTACTACTCCTGTTCCAACTCTTCCTATTTTGGCTTCCGGCGGTATCACACTGGACAATCTTTCAGAATGGATTAAAGCGGGAGTTATGACTGTTGGCGCTGGCGGACTCTTAACCAAAGGTTCAAAAGAAGAAATTACAGCAAATGCAAAGGAAATGCGTGAAATTGTAGTTGCAAATAGGTAA
- a CDS encoding PTS system mannose/fructose/N-acetylgalactosamine-transporter subunit IIB: protein MKNIKLTRVDFRLIHGQVMTRWVVNLGITKIVVIDDNSAHNPIFSRILVNAVPNGTVVNVYDQDSAIKKWNEDHFGDGNILLLFKDIKTAKKIWEEGLEFTDMQIGGIGGAAGQKNVYKQVVMSKEDYDRLKVLYNGGVNIYLQPIPEDRPYPFSNIIEKKVFE, encoded by the coding sequence ATGAAAAATATTAAATTGACAAGAGTAGATTTCAGATTAATTCACGGACAAGTAATGACTCGTTGGGTTGTTAATCTAGGTATTACCAAGATTGTTGTTATTGACGATAATTCCGCGCATAATCCAATTTTTTCTAGAATATTAGTTAACGCTGTGCCCAACGGTACTGTTGTAAATGTATATGATCAAGATTCAGCTATAAAAAAATGGAATGAAGACCACTTTGGTGATGGAAATATTTTATTGTTATTTAAAGATATAAAAACTGCTAAAAAGATTTGGGAAGAAGGCCTTGAATTTACTGATATGCAAATTGGCGGTATTGGTGGAGCAGCCGGTCAAAAAAATGTTTATAAGCAAGTTGTTATGTCTAAAGAGGACTATGACAGATTGAAAGTATTATATAACGGAGGAGTAAATATTTATTTACAACCTATTCCCGAAGATAGGCCTTATCCATTTTCCAACATTATTGAGAAAAAGGTTTTTGAATAG
- a CDS encoding kinase to dihydroxyacetone kinase: MLEFKYDTQLLIDGKNLSEDKIGEYITKNIKGDCLLAVGSEETIKIHFHTNTPWKVLEYCASLGDVYDVVIENMERQTNGLKG; the protein is encoded by the coding sequence ATGCTTGAATTTAAATATGATACGCAACTATTAATAGATGGGAAGAATCTTTCTGAGGATAAAATTGGTGAATATATTACCAAAAATATAAAGGGAGATTGTTTATTAGCGGTCGGCAGTGAAGAGACGATAAAAATTCATTTTCACACGAATACTCCTTGGAAAGTGCTTGAATATTGTGCTTCACTGGGCGATGTTTATGATGTTGTCATAGAAAATATGGAACGACAAACCAATGGCCTAAAAGGCTAA